One window of uncultured Methanoregula sp. genomic DNA carries:
- a CDS encoding TIGR01458 family HAD-type hydrolase — translation METVTDFKGVLIDLDGVLYVGDTAINGAMAAIQFLIDEEYKFRFVSNTTRKCRATIARRLSTMGINIPEQYLFTPPQAAIAYMRNTGKERYYLLTTGDVEEEFESSRRSIPAERPDVVVIGDAGDKITYETLNTAFRYLMDGAELIALEKDRYWMAPEGLSLSAGPLVSALEFATGKTATVVGKPSAAFFGLALQDMGLSPNQVVMIGDDVITDIGGAHQAGMSGILVRTGKYRKEVVDCAAIKPDYIIDSIAQIGEIL, via the coding sequence ATGGAAACAGTAACAGATTTCAAAGGCGTCCTCATCGATCTCGATGGTGTACTCTATGTTGGGGACACGGCGATCAACGGTGCAATGGCCGCAATTCAATTCCTGATCGATGAAGAGTATAAATTCAGATTTGTATCCAACACTACCCGTAAATGCCGCGCAACTATTGCCCGCCGCCTTTCAACGATGGGAATCAATATTCCGGAACAATACCTCTTCACCCCACCCCAGGCCGCAATCGCCTACATGAGAAATACAGGAAAAGAACGGTATTATCTCCTCACTACAGGGGATGTCGAAGAAGAGTTCGAATCGTCCCGCAGGAGTATTCCTGCCGAGAGACCCGATGTAGTCGTTATTGGGGATGCAGGGGACAAAATAACCTACGAAACACTCAACACGGCGTTCCGGTACCTGATGGATGGTGCGGAACTGATCGCTCTTGAAAAGGACCGGTACTGGATGGCTCCCGAGGGATTGTCCCTCTCTGCAGGACCTCTGGTTTCAGCACTTGAATTTGCTACGGGAAAAACAGCCACCGTTGTGGGGAAACCTTCAGCAGCATTCTTCGGGCTTGCCCTGCAGGATATGGGACTTTCCCCAAACCAAGTCGTGATGATTGGCGACGATGTTATAACAGATATCGGGGGTGCACATCAGGCAGGTATGTCAGGAATACTGGTCAGGACCGGTAAATATCGCAAAGAAGTCGTTGACTGCGCAGCGATTAAACCCGATTATATCATAGATTCAATTGCACAGATCGGGGAAATTCTCTAA
- a CDS encoding type 1 glutamine amidotransferase, with product MMLTIFQHGADESAGEIGVFLQKNQISHKIIRLYETREVPADPPTKLIILGGQMSVNDVGIYPFFNEEKKLIRSMIDKGRPVLGICLGAQMIASAFGQRVYPGVQERGWCYVHGGESKDRPCFPDSFPIFHWHNETFDLPEGAQLLACGDRVKNQAFRFGSAVGVQFHPEVTNTIISQWSRDLDDMMKNRISAHTETYLDQSNRICDNLMQEFLAGWKQ from the coding sequence ATGATGCTTACCATTTTCCAGCATGGAGCTGATGAATCGGCGGGGGAAATTGGCGTCTTCCTACAGAAAAACCAGATATCTCATAAGATTATCCGGCTCTATGAGACACGAGAGGTTCCTGCAGATCCACCCACGAAACTGATCATCCTTGGAGGACAGATGAGCGTAAACGACGTCGGGATATATCCCTTTTTCAATGAAGAAAAAAAACTGATCCGCTCGATGATCGATAAAGGCAGGCCGGTCTTGGGGATTTGTCTGGGTGCCCAGATGATCGCATCCGCATTCGGCCAGAGGGTTTATCCCGGGGTTCAGGAGCGTGGATGGTGCTATGTTCACGGAGGGGAATCCAAGGACCGTCCCTGCTTTCCGGATTCATTTCCAATCTTTCACTGGCACAATGAGACGTTCGATCTGCCGGAGGGGGCCCAGCTTCTTGCGTGTGGAGATAGGGTGAAAAATCAGGCATTTCGTTTTGGCAGCGCCGTCGGAGTCCAGTTCCATCCGGAAGTGACGAACACCATCATCTCCCAGTGGTCACGGGATCTGGATGATATGATGAAAAACCGAATATCTGCACATACGGAAACATATCTTGACCAAAGCAATCGTATATGCGATAATCTGATGCAGGAGTTCTTAGCAGGATGGAAACAGTAA
- a CDS encoding ribonuclease H-like domain-containing protein translates to MVLGTACQYDPEDFVFFDIETLGLFSRPILLFGIGIIERGDLNVRQYLLRDIGEEQAALAATAEHLSGERRAVVTFNGKSFDLPYLSDRLGYYGMESPAQIPHFDVLHFSRRRWKDQLPSLCLTALEREILGIHREKDIPGQMVPEFFETFLRTGNCGPLVPVIEHNRQDVVSLARLFFHLLGESYGCC, encoded by the coding sequence TTGGTTCTGGGTACCGCATGCCAGTACGATCCCGAAGATTTTGTGTTCTTTGATATCGAGACTCTTGGGTTGTTCTCCCGGCCAATTCTGCTCTTTGGTATAGGGATTATTGAGCGAGGAGATCTCAATGTCCGCCAGTACCTTCTCCGGGATATTGGGGAGGAACAGGCAGCACTTGCTGCTACCGCGGAGCATCTTTCCGGTGAGCGTCGGGCAGTAGTCACCTTCAATGGCAAGTCATTTGATTTGCCTTATCTTTCAGACCGGCTTGGTTACTATGGTATGGAGTCTCCTGCGCAAATTCCCCACTTCGATGTTCTCCATTTCAGTCGCAGGAGATGGAAGGATCAGCTCCCCTCCCTCTGTCTTACTGCTCTTGAACGGGAGATTCTTGGCATTCATCGGGAGAAAGATATACCCGGACAGATGGTACCGGAGTTTTTCGAGACGTTCCTGAGGACCGGCAATTGCGGACCATTGGTACCTGTTATAGAACACAACCGGCAGGATGTGGTATCTCTTGCCCGCCTCTTTTTTCACCTGCTCGGGGAATCCTATGGCTGTTGCTGA
- a CDS encoding DEAD/DEAH box helicase, with amino-acid sequence MAVADVIRLLDMNPIYRERVVHIETTAPKSPEYGILDRPLSTSLQSYTDQKGIRLYSHQCEAINHVRDGNNVIITTSTASGKTLTFNIPVFEKLETDPEVRALYLYPTKALANDQLVTLQHMEKFCGIDIKPAIYDGDTPQSKRAAIRENARIIVSNPYELHQVLSWHTKWRQFFSGLNYIVIDEAHRYRGIFGSHIAFLIRRLRRISRYYGATPCFILSTATLANPLEFAENLTGQPFVLVDNDGSPHGIKNFVFYNPFFNGIGERSMHQETKDLLLSCVKNNLQTLCFTGSRKMVELITVWAREDARRSLAPLADSISAYRAGFLPEERRAIEREAKGGTLKGIVSTNALELGIDLGSLDAVIVAGYPGTMMSTRQQAGRAGRSGAESLAILVAQSNPLDQYFMNHPEEFFLRSHEHAIIDTKNPYIFSGHLLCAAAELPLNEKSDEPFFSLPFSEFLPELSSSDLLRKTSRGWVYAGSGRAVDAVRLDGIPGETFRILCQGTLLETMNREQAYREAHKGAVMLHQGTTYLVTEMDLETHNVRVAETDVDYYTQPLKEVNLSVIQVLETKTIRGLQCAYGDVEVTEHYTGYKIKRGDTIIGVEPLSLPTLTFRTKAFWFVAAADIETEINAAGLDFAGGLHGAEHAIIALMPLHVVCDRWDIGGLSSPSFGDAGEPTVFVYDAFEGGIGLAEKAYEILPDLFASAHELVRDCRCEDGCPTCIYSPKCGNDNQPLDKKATVCILGHLVQIADGNEPAGCPAEPENTSRISPIPV; translated from the coding sequence ATGGCTGTTGCTGATGTTATCCGGCTTTTGGATATGAATCCCATCTACCGGGAACGGGTAGTACATATTGAAACGACGGCTCCCAAGTCCCCTGAGTACGGAATACTGGACCGACCGCTGTCCACCTCTCTCCAATCCTATACGGACCAGAAAGGAATACGATTGTACTCCCACCAGTGTGAAGCCATCAATCACGTCCGCGACGGAAATAATGTGATTATCACTACATCAACGGCAAGCGGTAAAACCCTGACATTCAATATCCCCGTCTTCGAAAAACTGGAAACGGATCCCGAAGTGCGTGCCCTCTACCTGTACCCGACAAAGGCGCTCGCAAATGATCAGCTTGTAACACTCCAGCATATGGAAAAATTTTGTGGAATCGATATAAAACCCGCCATTTACGATGGTGATACGCCCCAATCAAAACGGGCCGCGATTCGGGAGAACGCCCGGATTATAGTCTCCAACCCCTACGAGCTTCACCAGGTACTCTCGTGGCATACAAAATGGCGCCAGTTTTTTTCGGGATTGAATTATATTGTCATTGACGAAGCGCATCGGTATCGTGGGATTTTTGGCTCTCATATCGCGTTTCTGATCCGGAGGCTCCGGCGCATCTCCAGGTATTACGGAGCGACCCCGTGCTTCATTCTATCGACTGCAACCCTGGCAAATCCTCTGGAATTTGCTGAAAACCTTACCGGCCAACCGTTCGTCCTGGTTGATAACGATGGATCCCCGCACGGTATAAAAAATTTTGTTTTCTATAACCCCTTCTTCAATGGAATCGGGGAACGATCCATGCATCAGGAAACAAAGGACCTCCTCCTATCTTGTGTAAAAAACAATCTCCAGACCCTTTGCTTTACCGGCTCCCGGAAAATGGTGGAACTCATTACGGTCTGGGCGCGTGAGGATGCCCGGCGTTCCTTGGCGCCGCTCGCAGATTCCATTTCTGCATACCGTGCCGGGTTTCTTCCAGAAGAGCGTCGGGCGATTGAACGGGAAGCAAAAGGGGGAACCCTGAAAGGAATCGTTTCCACCAATGCCCTCGAACTCGGGATTGATCTCGGATCGCTCGATGCTGTTATCGTAGCCGGCTATCCCGGGACCATGATGTCCACACGTCAGCAGGCAGGAAGGGCAGGGCGGAGTGGGGCCGAATCCCTTGCAATTCTCGTTGCCCAGTCAAATCCGCTCGACCAGTATTTCATGAACCACCCGGAAGAATTTTTCCTGCGTTCTCACGAACATGCGATCATCGACACAAAAAATCCCTATATCTTTTCCGGACATCTTCTCTGCGCTGCTGCTGAACTGCCTCTCAATGAAAAAAGTGATGAACCGTTTTTTTCTCTGCCGTTCTCAGAATTTCTCCCGGAGTTATCGTCAAGTGATCTGTTAAGGAAGACCTCCCGGGGGTGGGTGTATGCCGGAAGTGGAAGAGCGGTGGATGCGGTCAGGCTCGACGGTATTCCGGGTGAGACGTTCAGGATTCTTTGCCAGGGTACCCTGCTTGAGACTATGAACCGGGAACAGGCATACCGTGAGGCACATAAGGGAGCGGTCATGCTTCACCAGGGAACTACCTACCTTGTCACCGAAATGGATCTTGAGACTCATAACGTACGGGTAGCAGAAACCGATGTGGATTACTATACGCAGCCCTTAAAAGAGGTGAATCTCTCGGTAATCCAAGTTCTCGAAACAAAGACGATCCGGGGATTGCAATGCGCATATGGCGATGTCGAAGTAACTGAACACTATACCGGATACAAAATAAAACGCGGGGATACCATTATTGGTGTGGAACCCCTCTCCCTGCCCACGTTGACGTTCCGGACGAAAGCCTTCTGGTTTGTCGCTGCCGCGGATATTGAGACCGAGATAAATGCGGCCGGCCTGGACTTTGCCGGGGGTCTCCACGGGGCAGAGCATGCAATAATCGCCCTCATGCCCCTGCATGTTGTCTGTGACCGTTGGGATATCGGAGGACTCTCATCTCCGTCATTTGGGGACGCCGGAGAACCGACTGTATTTGTGTACGACGCTTTTGAAGGGGGAATCGGACTTGCAGAGAAAGCATATGAGATTCTTCCCGATCTTTTTGCGAGTGCTCATGAACTGGTCAGGGACTGTCGCTGTGAAGATGGGTGTCCCACCTGTATCTATTCCCCCAAATGCGGAAATGACAATCAGCCGCTTGACAAAAAAGCGACCGTCTGCATTCTGGGACACCTGGTACAAATCGCGGACGGGAATGAACCTGCCGGATGCCCCGCAGAACCAGAAAATACCAGTCGCATCTCTCCAATTCCCGTCTAG
- a CDS encoding helix-turn-helix transcriptional regulator, with the protein MQTRIKEYRTKLSMTQEDLAKAVGVRRETIVFLEQGKYNPSLKLAHDVAKTLHTKIDDIFLFEEDADIPETQEVPVD; encoded by the coding sequence ATGCAGACCAGAATTAAGGAGTACCGCACAAAACTTTCCATGACCCAGGAGGATCTCGCAAAGGCCGTAGGAGTGCGGAGAGAGACAATCGTATTTCTCGAACAGGGAAAATACAATCCGTCCCTCAAACTTGCCCACGATGTGGCAAAAACGTTACATACAAAGATCGATGATATTTTCCTCTTCGAAGAGGATGCAGACATCCCCGAGACACAGGAAGTCCCTGTTGACTAG
- a CDS encoding phosphoribulokinase, whose amino-acid sequence MDFLPNFKDIIAHSPVVFTIGVAGDSGSGKTTFTEAIRQIFGPELVATITLDDYHKYDRGERRTLNITPLHPDANNLSRLEADIAELKAGRSIQKPVYNHSSGQFDPPVPFASRKILILEGLHTFYTPALRDLMDFAIFVDPEKEVKYEWKRRRDMEKRGYSSGEVAEEISLREKDYETFIAPQRCYADAIIRIGYSKYGVDKGHLQNIYRISLLQNRMKRTIRDIDLNIDLFSLLSFHDRDFLIEFSTQQVDCSRMRALTFDGEMNYETIRKLERNIEYQTGVHPIEMFTNRDSITATDIVQLILSWRIIHRRVFIQERA is encoded by the coding sequence ATGGATTTTCTGCCTAATTTCAAGGATATTATTGCTCATTCTCCTGTTGTTTTTACGATTGGTGTTGCTGGTGACAGCGGCTCGGGAAAAACCACATTTACTGAAGCGATCCGGCAGATCTTTGGTCCTGAGCTTGTTGCAACCATAACCCTGGACGATTATCACAAATACGATCGCGGGGAACGCAGAACCCTGAATATCACCCCCCTTCACCCGGATGCCAACAACCTCTCCCGGCTTGAAGCGGATATTGCAGAGCTCAAAGCAGGGAGATCCATCCAAAAACCGGTATATAATCACTCAAGCGGACAGTTTGATCCACCAGTACCGTTTGCCTCCCGGAAGATCCTGATCCTTGAGGGACTTCATACGTTCTATACCCCCGCCCTTCGGGATCTTATGGACTTCGCCATCTTTGTAGATCCTGAAAAAGAGGTCAAGTACGAATGGAAACGGCGCCGGGATATGGAGAAGCGGGGATATAGTTCCGGTGAGGTGGCAGAAGAGATCTCGCTCAGGGAGAAAGACTATGAAACCTTCATTGCACCCCAGCGTTGCTATGCGGATGCAATAATCCGGATTGGATATTCAAAGTATGGCGTAGATAAAGGACATTTACAGAATATTTACCGGATCTCTCTGCTCCAAAACCGTATGAAAAGAACAATTCGTGATATCGATCTCAACATCGATCTCTTCTCCCTTCTCTCGTTTCATGACCGGGACTTTCTCATCGAGTTCTCTACCCAGCAGGTTGACTGCTCCCGGATGCGTGCTCTGACATTTGACGGCGAGATGAATTACGAGACTATCCGGAAACTGGAGCGGAACATTGAGTACCAGACGGGTGTTCATCCGATCGAGATGTTCACGAACCGGGATTCCATCACGGCAACTGATATTGTCCAGCTGATCCTGTCATGGCGTATCATTCACCGGCGTGTCTTTATTCAGGAACGGGCCTGA
- a CDS encoding PAS domain S-box protein, which yields MISLLHVDSDTTLQTLFREFLTSCGEISVISLSSAYEALDLLKTTRFDVIVSEYHLPTTDGQTFLEVLRRVRKNSTPFIFFAKKADHHVVINALNTGATFYVLKGREPTKEFAVLKHFIHQAIQQKQLEDALKEREKQYRSVVEDQSEFIIRFLPNGTLVFANEAYCSYFNKSRDEIMGSNIRNLIPDSDQEKFFRQLSNLTRENPVCSTDSRQVIPDGSVFWQQWCNRAIFNEQQQLSEYQAVGRDITAQKNAESALVQAHRNLGVMNTITRHDILNQLTAVFNFLELARHSNHDRNVDEYLGRAHQAAETIHGHILFTKDYQEIGSNSAQWQNLEALVKRAMGGLDLSGIRIECSLSDLWILADPLVEKVFYNLAENTLRHAGDVSSIRISCHENDLGLIIVYEDDGNGIPDEVKEKIFRREYYRNTGLGLYLIREILAITKIRIRECGTPGKGARFEMSVPIGNYGFRMDGKPLEPACPKQ from the coding sequence ATGATCTCATTGCTGCATGTCGATTCCGACACAACCCTACAGACCCTTTTCAGAGAGTTTCTCACGAGTTGTGGCGAAATCTCCGTTATTTCCCTGTCCTCAGCGTACGAAGCGCTTGATCTTCTCAAGACAACCAGGTTCGATGTCATAGTATCCGAATATCATCTCCCGACAACGGACGGCCAGACGTTCCTTGAAGTTTTACGCCGGGTCAGAAAAAATTCGACTCCATTTATCTTCTTTGCAAAAAAAGCAGATCACCATGTTGTGATAAATGCCCTTAACACCGGCGCCACTTTTTATGTGCTCAAGGGTAGGGAACCAACAAAAGAGTTCGCCGTTCTCAAGCATTTCATTCACCAGGCTATCCAGCAGAAACAGCTGGAAGATGCGCTCAAAGAGCGGGAAAAACAGTATCGCAGCGTTGTCGAGGACCAGTCCGAATTCATTATACGGTTTCTTCCGAATGGTACCCTGGTTTTTGCCAATGAAGCGTATTGCTCGTATTTTAACAAATCACGCGATGAGATCATGGGATCGAATATTCGCAATCTCATCCCGGATTCTGACCAGGAAAAATTTTTTCGCCAGTTATCGAACCTCACCCGGGAGAATCCGGTCTGTTCCACGGACTCACGCCAGGTTATCCCGGACGGGTCCGTTTTCTGGCAGCAGTGGTGCAACCGGGCCATATTTAACGAACAGCAGCAACTCTCTGAATACCAGGCCGTGGGCCGGGATATAACTGCCCAGAAAAACGCTGAATCAGCCCTTGTGCAGGCTCACAGAAACCTCGGCGTGATGAATACAATCACCCGCCACGATATCCTCAACCAGCTCACTGCCGTATTCAACTTTCTGGAGCTCGCCAGGCATTCTAACCATGATCGGAATGTCGATGAATATCTGGGGAGGGCCCACCAGGCAGCAGAGACCATCCATGGACATATCCTCTTCACCAAGGACTACCAGGAGATTGGCAGCAATTCAGCCCAGTGGCAAAACCTGGAAGCCCTCGTGAAAAGAGCGATGGGTGGCCTTGATCTTTCAGGCATCCGGATTGAGTGTTCTCTTTCCGATCTCTGGATTCTTGCCGATCCCCTTGTCGAGAAGGTTTTTTACAACCTGGCTGAAAACACCCTCCGGCATGCCGGAGATGTATCATCAATCCGGATTTCCTGCCATGAAAATGATCTCGGTCTTATCATTGTTTACGAAGATGATGGTAACGGTATACCCGACGAAGTAAAAGAAAAGATCTTCCGCCGTGAATACTACCGGAATACCGGGCTCGGCCTGTACCTTATCCGCGAGATCCTTGCGATCACCAAAATCCGGATACGGGAATGTGGTACACCAGGCAAAGGGGCCCGGTTTGAGATGTCTGTCCCTATAGGAAATTATGGCTTCAGGATGGACGGAAAACCTCTGGAACCCGCCTGTCCAAAGCAATGA